The Tigriopus californicus strain San Diego chromosome 10, Tcal_SD_v2.1, whole genome shotgun sequence region CAGGACCGGCATTGCTTTTATCACGCATTAACTGCCGCTGGAGGTTTTCGAGATCGATCGCTGTTATCAGCTTATAATCGGCATCCTCGGCCGGATACAAAGAGCAGTATTGCTTCAAAATGGTGCTTTTAGCCACACCTTTTTTCAGGAGTGACAGCAAAGTGTTTCTCTTCACTTTGGATAAGCGCAGATATTGAGGCTCAATCGTGTGCGAATGAGTCAGGCATCCACGTAGGCGAAATGTCTCATGGTAATTATTGCATTCAGAGTTGTCGTCCACTGTGTCACATTGACACAACTTGGTCAGGTTAAGGGTGAATTGGGCCTGACAATTGTAAACGGGCTTGCCTTTCACTGACCTTCTTTTGGTAGGATCAGGGACCAGTTTTTCCGATTTCCGCGATCGACGAAGTCGACAATGGTAGGCAACATAA contains the following coding sequences:
- the LOC131888178 gene encoding uncharacterized protein LOC131888178 isoform X2 — translated: MAAAKAWVIAQELDKSFATSIVKGNYVAYHCRLRRSRKSEKLVPDPTKRRSVKGKPVYNCQAQFTLNLTKLCQCDTVDDNSECNNYHETFRLRGCLTHSHTIEPQYLRLSKVKRNTLLSLLKKGVAKSTILKQYCSLYPAEDADYKLITAIDLENLQRQLMRDKSNAGPGQEINESAQAAVEDQSSEPPSHRDDALEHLEQPESRRLQAISSLDQWKAFLEMDKPWSEKRALIEKNEDLGQCLSLSRYGNIIPHGNERTNSLHS